The Desulfatibacillum aliphaticivorans DSM 15576 sequence ACGCCGGAGAAAAACGTCATGTTTTACGACGATTCCATGGACCCGCTCCTTCATGTTAAGGAGGTTTTCAAAGGCGCCTCCCTGGAAAGGGCGCCCTTTGTCGTCCTTTTCGGCGTGGGGCTTGGATACCAGCTTTTGTTTCTGGATCAGCTCATGAAGGATTCGGACCGCTTGAAAAGGGTCCTGGTGGTGGAAAAGGACATGGAATGCCTGAAACTGGCCATGGAGGTTACGGATCTTTCCGGACCTTTTTCCAACCCGGACATTCGCATCCTGTGCGAAAGCCCGGAGGACGACCTGTTCACCCAGGTCAAGGCGGCCATGGACAATCTGTGCTACAGGTATTTCAAGGCCCTCCGCTGGGTTCCCTGGCCCGCTTCCCTGGAAATCGACCCGGACTATTATGACGCGGCCCGAACGGCCATCGCCGACATGGGAGACCTCTGGATTTCCCTGAGAGGCAACGAGCCTTACGACACCCTGGCTTCCTATGAGAATTTTTTCCGCAACCTGGATCTGTACGACAAATCCCCCAATCTGCGGTGCGTGGAAAACGTCTTTGAAAAGAGGCCGGCGATTATCGTCGCCACCGGCCCCTCCCTCAAGAAAAACGTGCACCAGCTTAAGCTGATTAACAACAAGGCGGTCATCATCAGCGTGGACGCCTCCTTGAAGATTCTGCAGGACCAGGGAATTTATCCCCACTTCGCCACGACCATCGAGCGAACGCCGGGCATCAACAAGTTTTTCGTCGGCTTGAACAACATGGAGAAAACCATCCACCTGGTTCCGTCCTTCGCCCATCCCAGTTCGGTGCACGCCCACAAGGGGCCCAAGCTCTTCATGACCAGGCGATACAAGTTCTTCCTGGACCTTGGCATGGAAAAGGACGTGATCGACATGGGGCTTTCCACGGCCATCGCAGGCTTTGAATTGGCCCGCCTCATGGGATGCGACCCTATTATATTGATAGGCAATGACCTGGCCCAGGCTCCCGGAGGCCTCACCCACGCCGCGGGCAATGCATTCGGCGTCAAGCAAAGCACGTTCAACGTCAACACCTTTACGGTTCCGGGCAACCTGGGCGAGGATGTGGTCACCTGCGAGATCTGGTACAAATGCATGAAGGACTACGAAACCCGCTTTGCAACCTACGACGGGACCGTGGTCAACGCCACCGAGGGAGGCGCCCGGATTGTGGGAACCAAGATCATGCCTTTTTCCCAGGCCATAGAGTCCTATTGCAAGGAGGAGTTCGCCCCCAGGGAAAAAG is a genomic window containing:
- a CDS encoding motility associated factor glycosyltransferase family protein, translating into MNPTFVKNLKILRERYPDMAKRLAGAGSGAYHLISPKGSGPPNLAWSTPEKNVMFYDDSMDPLLHVKEVFKGASLERAPFVVLFGVGLGYQLLFLDQLMKDSDRLKRVLVVEKDMECLKLAMEVTDLSGPFSNPDIRILCESPEDDLFTQVKAAMDNLCYRYFKALRWVPWPASLEIDPDYYDAARTAIADMGDLWISLRGNEPYDTLASYENFFRNLDLYDKSPNLRCVENVFEKRPAIIVATGPSLKKNVHQLKLINNKAVIISVDASLKILQDQGIYPHFATTIERTPGINKFFVGLNNMEKTIHLVPSFAHPSSVHAHKGPKLFMTRRYKFFLDLGMEKDVIDMGLSTAIAGFELARLMGCDPIILIGNDLAQAPGGLTHAAGNAFGVKQSTFNVNTFTVPGNLGEDVVTCEIWYKCMKDYETRFATYDGTVVNATEGGARIVGTKIMPFSQAIESYCKEEFAPREKALSIVSQAKGSNPAKDNIHVLKDWKQNSEEAIAQCKKGIEIVNPLLRRLEALDDDMDFVLRSSVRHAMESVDSIISQLTMSPFIFSLQELFHTEIVPLVMEWEVAEDRFDDEDWGNAYRLKLAEFFMGAFGQLCLSLNEALDMGVEALTEAN